DNA sequence from the Longimicrobiaceae bacterium genome:
GTTCGTGAACGTGAGCGCGAGGACGTGCCGCGGGTCCACCCCCATCTCGTCGATCAGGTAGGCGATGCGGGTGGTGAGCACCCGCGTCTTGCCCGAGCCGGCGCCCGCCAGCACCAGCATGGGCCCCTCGAAATGGAGAGCCCCTTCCTGCTGCTCGGGGTTCAGGTGCGAAACGTCGAAAGCCATCCGTCATCCACGTCGGGGTGAAGCCGCTCGGTCCGTCCACAAGGTAGCGCTTCGGACCTGAAAGAAAAACGCCGGACGTCCCTGTGGACGTCCGGCGCGTGTTCCACCTGAAGCGAGCGGTCACGGATCCCACCCGATCTCTCGCTTCCACTCAAGCCAGGGGCAGCTTCACGCCGCGATCACTTCCTCCGGAATGAGATGCAGCCGGATCAGCTTCGGGCCATCCGCATTGTCGAAGTGGCAGCGGACCGCGTCGCGCACCATCTCACGCAGCCCGTCCAAGGTCTCAGCCTCGGTGACGATGGACGCGCCCAGGGCATACGCCGTGAACCCGCCCTCCGGTGCGTCTTCGACCTTGAATATGATCTCGTCCATGATCGCCCGGATGGTAAGCCGGCTGTGAACCTCATCGGATCTAGCACGGACTCGCCCGGCGTCGTCGCCGCGGGACGCGTCCCGGGATGCTACCGCGCCTGCCAGGTGTTGTCCGCGGGCGTGGCGTCCTCCCAGATCCCGCCGTCCGCCTGGATCGACGCCAGCACCTTCCCGGTGGGGACGGAGATGGTCGCCTGCTTCTGGTTGCGCTCCCACACCAGCGAGGTCTGGTGCACGGTCTCGGTCGTGCCGTCGCGGTAGCGGAGGCGCAGGTCGAAGGGCGCCACCATCCCGCCCACGTTGTCGATGTGGACCGAGTAGCCGGCGGCGGTCTTCGTGGCGCCACGCACCGCCAGGTCGATGTAGTTGTTGGTGAAGTACCAGTTACTCCAGAACCAGTCCAGGTTGCGCCCGCTCACGTCGTTGAACGTGTTGAAGAAGTCCCACGGCAGCGGGTGCTTGCCGTTCCAGCGCGACATGTACGCATGGAGCGCGCGCTTGAACGCCGCATCGCCCAGCATGTCCTTCACGGCGAGATAGCCGAGCGCCGCCTTGCCGTACGCGTTGTTGCCGTACGCCGAGCCGCCCAGCACGTCGGCCGGGGTCACGATCGGCAGGTCCTGCACCGGCGACGGATCCTGGATCCAGCGGTCCACGCGGAACTCCTTGAAGAAGCCCGCCGCCTTCTCCGGGCCCAAGTTCCTCTGGTTGATGAGGTACTCCAGCGTGGTCGCCCAGCCCTCGTCCATAAAGGCGTAGCGCGTCTCGTTGATCCCCATGTAGAAGGGGAAGTACGTGTGCGCGATCTCGTGCTCGGCCACGAAGCGAGAGAAGGTGGTGTCCTGGTTGGAGCCGTCGTTGACCATCATCGGGTACTCCATGTCGGCGGAGCCCTGCACGATGGTCGACTTCTCGTACGGGTACGGCACGCCCGGCCACTGGTGCGAGAAGTAGTCGAGCGCCAGGCGGCCCCAGCTCGCCATGTAGTGGAAGTCCGCGGCCGTGTCGTTGTACGCCGACTGCACGCTTGCCCGCCGGTGCGCGGCGTCGTCCACCAGCACGCTCGTGGCGTCCCAGTCGTAGTGGTTGCCGATGGCGAACGTCACGTCGGGGATGTTGCTCGCGCGGAAGTGCCACTCGTTCGTGGGCGCCGCGGCCGTCACGCGCCCCGCCGCGATCTCAGCGCCGCTGGCGACGCGCACCACCTCGTCGGACGTGAGCGAGCGCTGGTAGCGCTGGAGCGGCTCCGGCTGGAGCACCGCCGCGGGGTTGGTGAGCGTGCCCGTGCCCCACACCACGTAGTTGGCGGGCACGCGAACCGTCACGTCGTAGTCGTTGAAGTCGCTGTAGAACTCCTGCCGGTCGTTGAACGGCATCGTGTCCCACCCCTCGTAGTCGTCGTAGACGGCCACGCGCGGGTAGAAGTACGCCAGGAACAGCGTCGTGGAGTCCAGCATCCCCTCGCGCCCCGCCTCTACCGACGCCTGGTAGTGCCAGTCGAACGACAGGCGCACCGAGTCGTGCGGCATCAGCGGCGAGGGAAGCCGCACCTGCTGGTTGGTGAAGGTGTTCGCGTTGCCCGGCCAGCGCGTGGGCTGCCCGTTGACCGCGAAGGCGTCGATCTGCGTGCCCGGCGTGAGGTATTCCTCGCTCGCGCCGCCGGCACGCGGGGCGCCGGGTTTGTGGATGTTGATGAACAGCTTGAAATTCAGCGACTTCAGCGTGTCCGGGCTGTTGTTCACGTACGTGATCTGCTCCGTCCCGCGCACGGTGCGCTGGGCCGGCGCCGCGTCCACCGTGATGGAGTAGCGCGCGTGGTTCTGCCAGTAGCTCGCGCCCGGCCGGCCGCTCACGGTGCGGGTGCCCTTCGCGTACGCCTCCTTCACGGCCCGCGGCACGTACAGCTGCGCCGAAGCCGTCGTCGCGGCGAGGGGCAGCGCGACGGCAGCGGCGAAGCATGCGCGGGTCGAAAACGGGCGGACGAGGTCGAGCAACGGTCTCGTTCTCACGAATCAGGTCTCCGGTGGAGATTCGGGTAAGCCTTCACGAACTTGCACTGCTGCATGCACGGCATCTTCCGTAGACAACAGAGTGTCGAGGAACGTTGTCGCCGCCTCCTCCAGACCTTCCACGCCTGCCCGTCGGATCAGTCTCTCCCACGAACCGACATCGGACAGTCCGCTCGCTCGGCCTCGCGAGGCGCTCCGACCTGCGTGCCCGCACGACCCGGGCGAGCGCGAGGGGTGGATGCGGGCGAGCGCCCGCTCACTCGGCGCGCGGCAGGATCATCTCGAAGGTGGCGCCGCGCTCGGTGGTGGCGAGAAGGAGGCGGCCGCCGTGCACGTCCTCCACGATGCGCCGGGCGAGCGAGAGGCCCACGCCCCACCCGCCTTTCTTGGTGGATACGCCGGGTTCGAAGATGCGGGGCCGCACCGCCGCCGACACGCCGGGCCCGTCATCCGCCACGCGCAGCACCACGCGCTTGTCGTCGCGCGCGTCGGCGGTGATGTGGATGTTGCCGCCGGAGCCGGCCAGCGCGTCGAGCGCGTTCTTCACCAGGTTCTCCAGCGCCCACTCCAGCAGGATCGCGTTGCCCAGCACCGCCGGCACGTCGTCCGGCAGGTCCACGTGCATCTCCACGCTGCGGCCCAGCTGCGGCAGGCGCACGCGCACGTAGCGCTCCAGCACGCGCAGGAGCGTGCGCAGGTCCACCGCGTCCTTCTGCACCGGCCGCCCGATCCATTCGAAGCGGCGCGCCACCTTCTCCAGCCGGTCCAGGTCGGCCTCCATCTCGGCCGCCACCACGGGCAGCGTCGCCATTCCCTCGCGCTCCTCGGGGGGCAGACGCAGGATCTCCACCCAGCCCGCAAGGGACGACAGCGGCGTACCCATCTGGTGGGCGGACTCCCGCGCCATCGCCGCCCATATGCGCTCGCGCTCGGTACGCTGGTTGTGGCGCACGTTCCACCACGCCGTCACGAGCAGGCCCATCAGCGCGCCCACCTGCAGCCAGGGGATCCACCGCAGCGCCGTGACCGTGGGCGGGTCGCCGAAGTACGTGGTGCCCAGCCCCGGCTCCACGATGGGCGGGTTGATGCGGCCCAGCTCGCGGGCGTACTCCATCACCCGCCGCACGTCGGCCTCGCGCGTCAGGTCGGCCTTGAAGGGAAGGTTCGCGCTGTACGCGGGCACGCCCTGGTCGTCGGTCACCACGATGGGAAGCCCGAGCTGCTGCACCTCGCCGGAGAGGTCCAGCAGCGTCTGCAGCGGCGCCTTCTCGGACGGGTCGTTCAGGCCCGCGAGGATGCGGACGTAGATGCGGGAATGGATCACCGCGTCCCGGCGCATGCTGCGCACCAGGAACTGCGTGTAGACCAAATACCAGAGGAGGATGAGCGCCGCCATCAGCCCGAGCGCGGTCGGCCAGTGCCGGCGGTTCATGGCAGGGGCTACAGGGTGCGGGGAGGAAGGAGGGAAGCGGCCCGGCCGCCGCGCGTCCGCATCGTTCGCGGAGCCCGGCGGCCGTCCATCTGCCGTCTGATGTTCGTCACGCCCCGGCGTCATCTTCCGACGCCGGTCATCATCCGTCCACACGACGGGAGATGAACGGCAGCCGATCCGGAGATGCGGCCAAGGCCGGCGGCTCAGCGGGTGATGCGGTCCGTGCCCATGTAGCGGTGCAGCACCTCGGGCAGCAGCACCGAGCCGTCGTCCTGCTGGCCGTTCTCGATGATCGCGACGACGGTGCGCGGCAGGGCCACGCCGCTGCCGTTGAGCGTGTGCACGAACTCCGGCTTCGCGCCCTGCTCCGGGCGGAAGCGGATGCCCGCGCGGCGCGCCTGGAAGTCGCGGAAATTGGAGCAGCTGGAGACTTCCAGGTACTTGTCCACGCCCGGCGCCCACACCTCCAGGTCATACGTCTTCGCGCTGCCGAAGCCCAGGTCGCCGCCGGCCAGCAGCAGCACGCGGTACGGCAGACCCAGCAGCTGGAGCACGCGCTCGGCGTGGCCCGTCAGCCGCTCCAGCGCCTCGTCCGACGCCTCGGGCCGCTCGAAGCGCACCATCTCGACCTTGTCGAACTGGTGCAGGCGGAGCAGGCCGCGTGTGTCCTTGCCCGCCGCGCCCGCCTCGCGCCGGAAGCACGGCGAGTACGCGGTGTAGGCGATGGGGAGCCGCGCGCCGTCCAGCAGCTCGTCGCGGTGCAGGTTGGTGACCGGGACCTCGGCGGTGGGGATGAGGAAGAGGTCGTCGGACTCGATGCGGTAGGCGTCGTCCTCGAACTTGGGAAGCTGCGAGGTGCCCGTCATCGCCGCGCGCGAGGCCAGGAACGGCGTCTCCACCTCCACGTAGCCGTGCTCGGCCGTGTGCAGGTCGAGCATGAAGGAGATGAGGGCGCGCTGGAGGCGGGCGCCCAGGCCGCGGTACGCCGGGAAGCCGCTGCCGGCCACCTTGGCCCCGGCGGCGAGGTCCAGCATCCCCAGCTCCGCCGCCAGCTCCCAGTGCGGGCGCGGCGCGAAGCCGAACGCGCGCTTCTCGCCCCACTCGCGCACGGTCGCGTTGCTCTCTTCCCCGCCCTCCGGCACCGTCTCGTGCGGGGTGTTGGGAATGCTGAGCAGCAGCCTCTCCAGCTCGCCCTCCACGTCGCCCAGCCGCGCGTCGCCAGACTTGATGCGGTCGTTCACGTCCCGCATCTCCGCCACCAGGTCGTCGGCGCTCTCGCCGCGCTTCTTGCGGGCGCCCACCTCGCCGGACACGGCGTTGCGGCGCGCCTTCAGCTCGTCGCCCTCGGCGATCAGGCCGCGGCGCTCCGAGTCCAGCGCCAGCGCCGCATCGACCATCCCGTCCGTCTCGCCCGCCTTGCCGCGCACGGCCAGCCGCGCGCGGACCCCGTCCGCATCCTGCCGGATCAGCCGGATGTCGAGCATCAGGGGTTCAGCCGCCGGTCGTTGCAGACGCCGTTGCTGGTCACCGCCAGGCGCGCCGTGGCGGCCGCCGCGTTCACCTCGACCGCCGAGATCTTGGCGTAGCGCACGCACACGCCCACGCCCGTCTCCAGGTACTGGCGCGAGCGCACCAGGTACGTCTTGCCCTGCTGGAGTGCGAGGGTGTGGTTGCCCTGCGTGGCGTTGATGCTGTCGGCGAAGGCGCCGCTGCCGGGGGCGGACTTGATGGACTCGTACGTGCGCGCGTCGGTAAGCACGGACGAGCCCACGAAGCCGGCCTGCGTGGTGATGGGCCGAAGCACCAAGGCGCCGCCCTCCACGCGCAGGGCCACGTCCCAGTTCCCCGCGTCGCCCACGCGCTCGGGGAAGCGAACTGCGTTCTCGAAGATCACGTCGAGCGCCGAGCCCACGTTGGCCGAGTCGGCGGTGGGAGCGGCCAGCTTTACCGTATCGCTCAGGATCACCGCGTCGCCGGCGGTGAACGGGTTGCTCCCGCAGGCAGACAGCGATGCACCGACGGCAACCAGCAGTGCGATGGCAGAAAGACCGAGACGCACGTGGAAAGTCCCTTCTCTGGAGTGTAGAAATCCCGCGTCCGGACAGGGCCGGACGCGGCCAAACAATAGTCCGCGCGCAGGCGCGGCGTCAAGCCCGCAACCCCGTTCGCGGGGTTGACTTCGCCCCCCGCGGCGGGTACGTTGCTCGCCACCTTCCGCGCCCCTCCCCACGTACCCCGGAGAACACCGCGATGTCCCAGCTAGACGCCGCTCTGGACGCCATCCGCAGCCATGAGGGGGTGGACCACGCGCTGGTGCTGGGCCGCGACGGGCTGCTCATCCAGTACGCGGGCGCCGGCGGGCTGGACGCCGAGACGGTCTCGGCGATGGTCCCCGGCATCGCCGCCGCGGCGGGCGCGCTGGGCGTGGCGTCGGGCGCGGGGCAGGCGGGCACGGTGGTGGCGAAGATGGAGAGCGGCGTGGCTGTCGTCTCCGTGCTCTCGCCCGAGATCATCCTGGCCGTGCTGGTGCGACCCGGCGTTGGCTTCGCGCCGCTGTTGCGCCACCTGTCCGAGAACGGCCCCCGCCTCGCCTCGCTGGTCTGACCCGGCCGCGGCGCCAGCCGCCGCGCCATCCCCCCGCTCCCGCGCCATGACCCCGGAAGACGCCCCGAGCGCCCCCGCAGCCGACGACGGCCTCCCCGCCGCCACCCGCCGCGTGCTGGTCGCCGACGACGAGCCGCACATCGGGCGCATCATCCAGCTCAAGCTGGAGCAGGGCCCGTACGAGGTGACGCTGGTGCCCGACGGCCGCGCCGCCCTGGACCGGCTGGAGAGCGACGAGCGCATCGACGTGGTGCTGCTCGACATCATGATGCCGCACGCCACCGGGCTGGAGGTGCTGGCCGCCGCCCGCGGCCTGGCGCACCGCCGCGAGACACCCGTCATCATCCTCACCGCCAAGGGCCAGGACGCCGACCGCCGCCAGGCCATGGAGCTGGGGGCCACCGACTTCTTCACCAAGCCCTTCAGCCCCAAGAAGCTTCTTGCGCGTGTCGACGAGCTCTTCGAGTAATCCCCACCTCTGGACCGTGATCCTGGCCGGCGGCGTGGGCTCGCGCTTCTGGCCCGTGAGCACGCCCTCGCGCCCCAAGCAGCTGCTGCCGCTGGCGTCGGACCGCCCGCTCATCGAGGACACGGTGGAGCGCATCCTCCCGCTCGTCCCCCAGGAGCGGCTGCGCATCCTCACCGGCGCGCACCTGGCGGGGCCCATCCTGTCCGCACTGCCGCGTCTGGGCGACGGGAACCTGCTGCTGGAGCCGCGCGCCGCCGGCACCGCGCCCGTCCTCGCCTGGGCTGCCGCCGAGTTGGAGCGCCGCGACCCCGACGCGGTGATGGTCTCGCTCCACGCCGACCACGTCATCGCCCCCGCGTCCGCCTTCCGCGAGCTGATCGCGCGCGCGGCCGACCTGGCGGTGGAGCACGGGCGGCTCTTCACCATCGGCGTGCCGCCCACGCGCGCGGAGACGGGCTTCGGCTACATCCGCCAGGGCGACGCGCTGGAGTCCGAGTCCGCCGGCGACCCCGGCTACCGCGTGGCGCGCTTCGTGGAGAAGCCGGACCGGGAGACGGCCGAGGGCTACGTCGCCAGCGGCGAGTACCTGTGGAACACGGGGCTCTTCGTGTGGCGCGCGGCCGACCTGCTGGACCAGATCGAGCGGCATACCCCGGAGATGGCCGAGCTGATCCCCATCCTCCGCGAGGGCGGGACGGAGGAGTTCTTCCGCCGCACCCCCAGCCTGTCCATAGACGAGGGGCTGCTGGAGCGGTCGGACAAGGTGGGCGTCGTGCGCGCGACGTTCGACTGGGACGACGTGGGCGCGTGGGACGCCGTGGCCCGCACCCGCCCGCTCGACGAGGCCGGCAACGTGGTGCTGGGAGACGCCCACGCGGTTGACTCCACGGGCTCCATCCTGTATGCGGACGACGGTCCGATCGTTGCGTTCGGCGTGGACGATCTGGTGGTGGTGCGCACGCACGGCGTGACCTTCGTGGCGCGCCGCGACCGCTGCGCAGACCTCAAGTCCATGCTCGCCCGCATCCCCGGCGAGCTGCGCAACCTGGCCTGACCCTTCCCGCCCAAGACGGACCGATGCCCGACCTCGCCCTGATCCTGTTCGACGACGACGTGGCGCAGGGCTGGGAGCCCTTTGCCCTCACCCGCCCCGCCGGCGAGCTGCGCTTCGGCGCGCTGCTGCTGCGCGAGCGGGCCGAGCGCGTGTTCGGCGCCCGCTGCGCCGCTCACCTCGCCGCCGAGCATCTCATCGGCTTCGACGAGGCGGGGGCGCCGCCGGTGCTGGGGATCGGCGACGCGCCGGGGGACGGGGACCGGCTTTTCCTCTCGTCGCGCGCGGTGCCGGCGTGGGGGAGCGGGCAGGTCTGGCGCGAGCGCCGCGGCGGGGCGGGCCCGGTGCTCATCGGCGACGAGGTCGTGGGCTGGTTCGCGCCCGCGGGTGCGCCCGCGCCCGCGCGCGAGTTCCTGCTCGATCCGCCGACCATGCTCGACCGCACCGGCGCCGTGCAGCTCGGCGGTCGCGTGCTCACGCGCGTGTGGGAGCTGATGTCCGCCACGCCGGACCAGATCGCGACCGACGTGGCCGCGCTCTTCCCCGGCGTGGACGAGACGCGCCTGCCCGAGGGCTCGTTCCGCTTCGGGCCGCACGCGCTCGTGCTGGGGGACGGCGTGACCATCGAGCCGGGCGTCGTCTTCGACCTCACCGCCGGGCCCGTATGGCTGGACGACGGCGTGACGGTGCGGGCGCTCACGCGGCTCGCCGGGCCGGCGTACGTCGGCCCTGGATCGTCCGTGCTGGGCGGCACGCTGGAGTCGTGCTCCATCGGCGCGGTGTGCCGCATCCGCGGGGAGTTTGCGGAGAGCGTCTGCCTGTCGTACGTGAACAAGGCGCACGACGGGCACATCGGCCACGCGTACCTGGGCAGCTGGGTGAACCTGGGGGCGATGACCACCAACAGCGACCTCAAGAACAACTACGGCACCGTGCGCCTGTGGCAGCCAGGCGGGGAGGTGGACACCGGCGAGATCAAGGTGGGCTGCTTCCTGGGCGACCACGTGAAGACCGGCATCGGCCTGCTGCTTAACACCGGCACGGTGATCGGCGCGGGAAGCAACCTGTACGGGGCCGAGATGCCGCCCAAGTACGTGCCGCCCTTCAGCTGGGGAACCGGGAGCGACCTCTCGGCGTACCGGGAAGACAAGTTCATGGAGGTCGCCGAGCGCGCAATGGCCCGCCGCAAGGTCGTCCTCTCCGCCCCCGCTCGCGACCTCCTCCGCCGCGCCTGGAACCGAGGCCGCGTGGGAACGGACTGAGTGATTCGGTCGGGAGATGTGATCGGCTCCACGGAATTCGGATCGAATCGGTAGATGGGCGACAGCCGATCACCCCGCATCCCCCGCCCATCTCTGCCGATGTGATCGGGGTTCGGTAGATGTGAAGCGGATGATGTTGATGCGCCCGCATCTGCTGGACGATTCCGAGAACACGCTTCACCTGGCGATCTCCGCCGATGCGAAGCGAATGATGCGGCGTCCTCATCGCCAGATCCACCGAACGCTTGCGCGGCTGAAGCGGAACGGATGCGATGAATCGCACCCCTACGCGCCGCAGCGATCTCGCGCGTCGGGGTCTGCGACGTGATCAGGGGCTCGTGTTCGGGCGGATGATCCGCCGTTCTCCCGTTCTACCCGCGCCCGCCGCGGAGGAAGTGCTGCGCGCGAGTTGAAGGTCACCCTGCTGGGAAGCGGCAGCCGCGGCAACTCGATCCTGGTCGAGTGCGGAGACGTGCGGCTGCTGGTGGACGCGGGCTTCAGCGGGCGCGACCTGGAGCGCCGCCTTGCGGCCGTGGAAGTCGATCCCGATTCGCTCACGGCGCTGCTGATCACGCACGACCACGGCGACCACACTCGCGGCATGGGCGTGGCGGCGCGCCGCTGGGGCATCCCCCTCTACCTCACCGAGCCCACGCGCGTGGCGTGCAGCGGCCTGCTGGACGGCACCGAAGACGTGCGCCCGTACACCTCGGCCGAGCCGGTGGAGTTCGGGGGCCTCGTCGTCACGCCCTTCCTCACCGTGCACGACGCGGTGGATCCGGTCGCCGTGACGGTCACCGAGCGTGAGACGGGCGAGAAGCTGGGCATCGCCACCGACCTGGGCCGCGCCACCGCGACCGTGCGCCACGCCCTGCGCGAGTGCCATATGCTCGTCCTGGAATCCAACCACGACGAGATCCTGCTGCGCGAGAGCCCGTATCCGTGGTCGGTGAAGGCGCGCATCGGCGGCAGCCACGGCCACCTCTCCAACCGCGCCGCCGCCGAGCTCGCCCGCGAACTCTACCACGACGAGCTGTGCACCGTGATCCTAGCGCACCTTAGCGAGCAGGCGAACGACCCGAACCTCGCGTCCGAGGTCGTGGGTGATGCCCTCGCACGCCTGCGCTACCGCGGCCTCGTGCACGTCGCGCCCCA
Encoded proteins:
- a CDS encoding M1 family metallopeptidase; translated protein: MRTRPLLDLVRPFSTRACFAAAVALPLAATTASAQLYVPRAVKEAYAKGTRTVSGRPGASYWQNHARYSITVDAAPAQRTVRGTEQITYVNNSPDTLKSLNFKLFINIHKPGAPRAGGASEEYLTPGTQIDAFAVNGQPTRWPGNANTFTNQQVRLPSPLMPHDSVRLSFDWHYQASVEAGREGMLDSTTLFLAYFYPRVAVYDDYEGWDTMPFNDRQEFYSDFNDYDVTVRVPANYVVWGTGTLTNPAAVLQPEPLQRYQRSLTSDEVVRVASGAEIAAGRVTAAAPTNEWHFRASNIPDVTFAIGNHYDWDATSVLVDDAAHRRASVQSAYNDTAADFHYMASWGRLALDYFSHQWPGVPYPYEKSTIVQGSADMEYPMMVNDGSNQDTTFSRFVAEHEIAHTYFPFYMGINETRYAFMDEGWATTLEYLINQRNLGPEKAAGFFKEFRVDRWIQDPSPVQDLPIVTPADVLGGSAYGNNAYGKAALGYLAVKDMLGDAAFKRALHAYMSRWNGKHPLPWDFFNTFNDVSGRNLDWFWSNWYFTNNYIDLAVRGATKTAAGYSVHIDNVGGMVAPFDLRLRYRDGTTETVHQTSLVWERNQKQATISVPTGKVLASIQADGGIWEDATPADNTWQAR
- a CDS encoding HAMP domain-containing sensor histidine kinase codes for the protein MAALILLWYLVYTQFLVRSMRRDAVIHSRIYVRILAGLNDPSEKAPLQTLLDLSGEVQQLGLPIVVTDDQGVPAYSANLPFKADLTREADVRRVMEYARELGRINPPIVEPGLGTTYFGDPPTVTALRWIPWLQVGALMGLLVTAWWNVRHNQRTERERIWAAMARESAHQMGTPLSSLAGWVEILRLPPEEREGMATLPVVAAEMEADLDRLEKVARRFEWIGRPVQKDAVDLRTLLRVLERYVRVRLPQLGRSVEMHVDLPDDVPAVLGNAILLEWALENLVKNALDALAGSGGNIHITADARDDKRVVLRVADDGPGVSAAVRPRIFEPGVSTKKGGWGVGLSLARRIVEDVHGGRLLLATTERGATFEMILPRAE
- the serS gene encoding serine--tRNA ligase; this translates as MLDIRLIRQDADGVRARLAVRGKAGETDGMVDAALALDSERRGLIAEGDELKARRNAVSGEVGARKKRGESADDLVAEMRDVNDRIKSGDARLGDVEGELERLLLSIPNTPHETVPEGGEESNATVREWGEKRAFGFAPRPHWELAAELGMLDLAAGAKVAGSGFPAYRGLGARLQRALISFMLDLHTAEHGYVEVETPFLASRAAMTGTSQLPKFEDDAYRIESDDLFLIPTAEVPVTNLHRDELLDGARLPIAYTAYSPCFRREAGAAGKDTRGLLRLHQFDKVEMVRFERPEASDEALERLTGHAERVLQLLGLPYRVLLLAGGDLGFGSAKTYDLEVWAPGVDKYLEVSSCSNFRDFQARRAGIRFRPEQGAKPEFVHTLNGSGVALPRTVVAIIENGQQDDGSVLLPEVLHRYMGTDRITR
- a CDS encoding roadblock/LC7 domain-containing protein; amino-acid sequence: MSQLDAALDAIRSHEGVDHALVLGRDGLLIQYAGAGGLDAETVSAMVPGIAAAAGALGVASGAGQAGTVVAKMESGVAVVSVLSPEIILAVLVRPGVGFAPLLRHLSENGPRLASLV
- a CDS encoding response regulator, producing MTPEDAPSAPAADDGLPAATRRVLVADDEPHIGRIIQLKLEQGPYEVTLVPDGRAALDRLESDERIDVVLLDIMMPHATGLEVLAAARGLAHRRETPVIILTAKGQDADRRQAMELGATDFFTKPFSPKKLLARVDELFE
- a CDS encoding sugar phosphate nucleotidyltransferase, which translates into the protein MSTSSSSNPHLWTVILAGGVGSRFWPVSTPSRPKQLLPLASDRPLIEDTVERILPLVPQERLRILTGAHLAGPILSALPRLGDGNLLLEPRAAGTAPVLAWAAAELERRDPDAVMVSLHADHVIAPASAFRELIARAADLAVEHGRLFTIGVPPTRAETGFGYIRQGDALESESAGDPGYRVARFVEKPDRETAEGYVASGEYLWNTGLFVWRAADLLDQIERHTPEMAELIPILREGGTEEFFRRTPSLSIDEGLLERSDKVGVVRATFDWDDVGAWDAVARTRPLDEAGNVVLGDAHAVDSTGSILYADDGPIVAFGVDDLVVVRTHGVTFVARRDRCADLKSMLARIPGELRNLA
- a CDS encoding putative sugar nucleotidyl transferase; this translates as MPDLALILFDDDVAQGWEPFALTRPAGELRFGALLLRERAERVFGARCAAHLAAEHLIGFDEAGAPPVLGIGDAPGDGDRLFLSSRAVPAWGSGQVWRERRGGAGPVLIGDEVVGWFAPAGAPAPAREFLLDPPTMLDRTGAVQLGGRVLTRVWELMSATPDQIATDVAALFPGVDETRLPEGSFRFGPHALVLGDGVTIEPGVVFDLTAGPVWLDDGVTVRALTRLAGPAYVGPGSSVLGGTLESCSIGAVCRIRGEFAESVCLSYVNKAHDGHIGHAYLGSWVNLGAMTTNSDLKNNYGTVRLWQPGGEVDTGEIKVGCFLGDHVKTGIGLLLNTGTVIGAGSNLYGAEMPPKYVPPFSWGTGSDLSAYREDKFMEVAERAMARRKVVLSAPARDLLRRAWNRGRVGTD
- a CDS encoding MBL fold metallo-hydrolase, which produces MKVTLLGSGSRGNSILVECGDVRLLVDAGFSGRDLERRLAAVEVDPDSLTALLITHDHGDHTRGMGVAARRWGIPLYLTEPTRVACSGLLDGTEDVRPYTSAEPVEFGGLVVTPFLTVHDAVDPVAVTVTERETGEKLGIATDLGRATATVRHALRECHMLVLESNHDEILLRESPYPWSVKARIGGSHGHLSNRAAAELARELYHDELCTVILAHLSEQANDPNLASEVVGDALARLRYRGLVHVAPQHTPMEPIDVTRLRRLRLPAQTSLF